The following coding sequences lie in one Musa acuminata AAA Group cultivar baxijiao chromosome BXJ3-1, Cavendish_Baxijiao_AAA, whole genome shotgun sequence genomic window:
- the LOC135629190 gene encoding inactive protein RESTRICTED TEV MOVEMENT 2-like, whose product MDGRWSRFRKEFRVPENCVLDKISAKFENGLLHLVFPKSITKLSRPDDGSIRKQGGEEENEKVGKQEKDQVKEDKPGDGEKKAAARAASRGVGLRLRKMKLEMGGQERELRDTRKGLMLWLWLWLLWFQSGWDCI is encoded by the coding sequence ATGGACGGCCGGTGGAGCCGCTTCCGCAAGGAATTCCGAGTGCCGGAGAACTGCGTCCTCGACAAGATCAGTGCCAAGTTCGAGAACGGACTTCTTCATCTTGTCTTCCCCAAGTCCATCACCAAACTTTCTCGGCCAGACGACGGCAGCATCAGGAAACAAGGTGGGGAGGAGGAGAATGAGAAGGTTGGGAAACAAGAGAAGGATCAGGTCAAGGAGGATAAACCAGGGGATGGCGAGAAGAAAGCAGCAGCTCGGGCGGCTAGCCGTGGTGTTGGATTAAGGCTGAGGAAGATGAAGCTTGAGATGGGCGGACAGGAACGTGAACTGCGCGACACCAGGAAGGGGCTCATGCTGTGGCTTTGGCTGTGGCTGCTGTGGTTTCAGTCGGGGTGGGATTGTATCTGA
- the LOC135628791 gene encoding soluble starch synthase 2-2, chloroplastic/amyloplastic-like: MFSHCLASPPALPPTSCSGVACRFPRNGTPLICSPFSASNTGRNHNSYNGSACTVRFLNAVYHGLLVGLVPNTQKNGRLLLGVGRSISSERQEDSDEDDREITVNTIQTAIVLSKEVLTIQRSLLNQIVERREIAPSTKDSVGTKEKEPASYNQSNSSFSNLDGGNNGELQRTNDSWTSSDYVQSTEAGIVDEVEEPINGSEVEQSMADALGLLREANLEQSQLTEQTTDVQSTEAGVVNEVEEPISGLEVQQSMADALGLLRETNLEQSQPHVTLPVLPDKSNSYVMKDENLEVSAVTIVQALDEQQEESPKQGILDSSPVANPNAMNVIVVAAECAPWSKTGGLGDVVGELPKALARRGHRVMVVAPKYGNYAEPKGVGVLKRYKVDGQDLEVTYYHAYIDCVDFVFIDSPVFRHIENDIYGGNRRDILKRMVLLCRAAVEVPWHIPCGGVCYGDGNLVFIANDWHTSLLPVYLKAYYRDMGLMKYARCVLVIHNIAYQGRGPVDDFSLVDLPDHYLDLFKFYDPVGGEHFNIFAAGLKTADRVVTVSHGYAWELKTPEGGWGLHEIISDNDWKFRGIVNGISTESWNPNSDVYLTSDGYTNFSLETLQLGKAQCKAALQRELGLPVLGDVPIIAFIGRLDYQKGVDLIAEARPWLVGQDLQIVMLGTGRRDLEDMIRGIESAHRDKAKAWIGFSVKMAHRITAGADILLMPSRFEPCGLNQLYAMMYGTVPVVHSVGGLRDTVQQFDPLNDLGLGWTFERAEANRMIQALQHCLDTYRNHKKSWERLQVRGMTQDLSWDNAAQRYEEVLIAAKYQW; encoded by the exons ATGTTCTCCCACTGCCTCGCCTCTCCGCCGGCGCTGCCGCCGACGTCATGCAGCGGGGTCGCGTGCCGTTTCCCTCGCAATGGGACGCCTCTCATCTGTTCTCCTTTCTCCGCT AGCAATACCGGACGCAATCACAACAGTTATAATGGAAGTGCTTGCACGGTGAGGTTTCTGAATGCTGTCTACCATGGACTATTGGTGGGTTTAGTTCCAAACACCCAAAAGAATGGAAggcttctattaggagttggaagAAGCATCAGTTCTGAAAGACAAGAGGATAGTGATGAGGATGATAGGGAGATCACTGTTAATACAATCCAGACTGCCATCGTACTGAGCAAGGAGGTTCTGACCATACAGAGGAGCCTCCTGAACCAG ATTGTTGAAAGGAGAGAAATAGCACCATCCACAAAAGATAGTGTTGGTACGAAAGAAAAGGAACCAGCTTCTTACAATCAGAGTAATAGTTCTTTCTCAAACCTTGATGGAGGTAACAATGGAGAGCTTCAGAGAACAAATGACTCTTGGACTTCCTCTGATTATGTTCAGTCAACTGAAGCTGGTATTGTTGATGAGGTGGAAGAACCCATAAATGGCTCAGAAGTTGAACAATCCATGGCTGACGCTCTTGGGCTACTAAGAGAAGCCAACTTAGAGCAATCTCAGTTGACAGAACAAACTACCGATGTTCAGTCAACTGAAGCTGGTGTTGTTAATGAGGTGGAGGAACCCATAAGTGGTTTAGAAGTTCAACAATCCATGGCCGATGCTCTTGGGCTACTAAGAGAAACCAACTTGGAGCAATCTCAGCCTCATGTTACACTCCCAGTTCTTCCTGACAAGTCTAATTCTTATGTTATGAAAGATGAGAACCTTGAGGTCTCTGCAGTAACAATTGTCCAAGCTTTGGACGAGCAACAAGAGGAGTCACCGAAGCAAGGAATCTTGGACTCTTCTCCTGTGGCTAACCCAAATGCCATGAATGTCATAGTGGTAGCTGCGGAATGTGCTCCATGGTCCAAAACAG GTGGGCTTGGAGATGTTGTTGGAGAGTTACCTAAGGCCTTGGCCAGGAGAGGGCATCGAGTTATG GTAGTGGCACCAAAGTATGGTAATTATGCTGAACCCAAAGGAGTAGGAGTTCTGAAAAGGTACAAGGTTGATGGGCAG GACTTGGAGGTTACTTATTATCATGCCTACATTGATTGTGTTGACTTTGTGTTTATCGATAGTCCTGTTTTTCGCCACATTGAAAATGACATATATGGTGGAAACCGACGG GATATTCTGAAACGGATGGTTTTATTGTGCAGGGCAGCAGTTGAG GTTCCCTGGCACATTCCATGTGGTGGTGTCTGCTATGGAGATGGGAACTTGGTTTTTATTGCAAATGATTGGCATACTTCCCTGCTTCCTGTTTATTTAAAGGCATATTATCGTGATATGGGGTTGATGAAGTATGCCCGATGTGTGTTGGTGATACACAACATAGCTTACCAG GGCCGTGGTCCAGTAGACGACTTCTCCCTTGTGGATTTGCCAGATCACTACTTAGACCTTTTCAAATTCTATGATCCTGTTGGAGGTGAACATTTCAATATATTTGCAGCTGGTTTAAAAACTGCCGACCGTGTGGTTACTGTTAGCCATGGTTATGCTTGGGAACTAAAAACACCCGAAGGTGGCTGGGGCCTGCATGAAATCATTAGTGATAATGACTGGAAATTTCGAGGTATTGTTAATGGGATTAGTACAGAAAGTTGGAACCCTAATTCTGATGTGTACCTAACTTCTGATGGTTACACCAACTTCTCTTTGGAAACTCTTCAATTGGGCAAGGCCCAATGCAAGGCTGCTTTGCAACGTGAGCTTGGTCTGCCAGTCCTGGGTGATGTTCCTATCATTGCCTTTATTGGGAGATTGGACTATCAGAAAGGCGTAGATCTCATAGCAGAGGCCAGGCCATGGCTTGTCGGTCAGGATCTACAGATAGTCATGCTGGGCACAGGAAGGCGAGACCTCGAAGATATGATTCGGGGAATCGAAAGCGCACATCGCGACAAGGCCAAGGCATGGATTGGGTTTTCTGTGAAGATGGCTCATCGAATCACAGCGGGTGCTGACATCCTACTGATGCCATCAAGATTCGAGCCTTGTGGACTGAACCAACTTTATGCGATGATGTACGGAACTGTTCCTGTGGTGCATTCTGTCGGTGGTCTAAGAGACACTGTGCAACAGTTTGATCCACTCAATGACTTAGGCTTGGGTTGGACCTTTGAAAGGGCAGAGGCAAATAGGATGATACaggcactgcagcattgtttagaCACATACAGAAACCACAAGAAGAGTTGGGAGAGACTGCAGGTACGAGGGATGACACAAGACCTTAGTTGGGATAATGCTGCTCAGCGCTACGAAGAAGTCCTTATTGCGGCCAAGTACCAATGGTGA